The following proteins come from a genomic window of Eubalaena glacialis isolate mEubGla1 chromosome X, mEubGla1.1.hap2.+ XY, whole genome shotgun sequence:
- the TCEAL1 gene encoding transcription elongation factor A protein-like 1 produces the protein MPRSQPPGEVQTILDMEKACQEPEEQPQSSPKADEERPPVEHSPEKSSPEEPSSEEQSSEEEFFPEELLPELLPEMLVSEERPPQECLSRKDLFEERPPMEQPPCGVGKHKLEEGSFKERLARSRPQFRGDIHGRNLSNEEMIKVAEEMEEMKRVRNKLMIMHWKARRNRPYPI, from the exons ATGCCTAGGAGCCAGCCGCCGGGAGAGGTCCAG ACCATCCTGGACATGGAAAAAGCCTGCCAAGAGCCTGAGGAGCAGCCACAGAGCTCGCCCAAGGCGGATGAGGAGCGGCCTCCTGTGGAACACTCTCCCGAAAAGTCGTCTCCGGAGGAGCCGTCTTCGGAGGAGCAATCCTCGGAGGAGGAGTTCTTTCCTGAGGAACTCCTTCCTGAGCTCCTTCCCGAGATGCTCGTGTCCGAGGAGCGCCCTCCTCAGGAATGCCTGTCTAGGAAGGACCTTTTTGAGGAGCGCCCTCCCATGGAGCAGCCTCCTTGCGGAGTGGGCAAACATAAACTAGAAGAGGGAAGCTTTAAAGAAAGGCTGGCTCGCTCCCGCCCGCAATTTAGAGGGGACATACACGGCAGAAATTTAAGCAATGAGGAGATGATAAAGGTAGCAGAGGAGATGGAAGAGATGAAGCGAGTACGAAACAAATTGATGATCATGCATTGGAAGGCAAGGCGGAACCGTCCTTATCCTATTTAA